One window of Candidatus Mycobacterium wuenschmannii genomic DNA carries:
- a CDS encoding SDR family NAD(P)-dependent oxidoreductase has product MELGFKGATAVVTGGSKGMGLAIAESLGSEGASVAIMARGQSALDSAAEHIRDAGAPQVLTFSVDMSDADSIAAAFASVGDAWGSLNALVHTVGPKAGAFDDLDDDDWHAAFDLGTLSAVRSVRAALPMLRSADWARIVTLSAHSIQRQSARLVAYTATKSALSSFTKNLSKTLGAEGILVNCVCPGTIVTASFTEILREALAADGLDSSDTNDVMTWVEKTYGHPCDIGRAGLPEEIASVTTYLASRRNGYVTGATVNVDGGSDFI; this is encoded by the coding sequence ATGGAGCTCGGTTTCAAGGGCGCCACGGCAGTCGTGACCGGAGGTAGTAAGGGCATGGGACTGGCGATCGCCGAGAGCCTCGGGTCCGAGGGCGCGTCGGTGGCCATCATGGCGCGCGGCCAATCCGCGTTGGATTCAGCCGCAGAACATATCCGCGACGCCGGCGCCCCCCAGGTGCTGACGTTCAGCGTCGACATGTCTGATGCCGATTCCATCGCCGCTGCCTTTGCCTCTGTCGGCGACGCCTGGGGCAGCTTGAATGCGTTGGTACACACCGTCGGCCCGAAGGCGGGCGCATTCGACGATCTCGACGACGACGACTGGCACGCCGCGTTCGATCTGGGCACGCTTTCTGCCGTGCGGTCAGTACGGGCTGCTCTCCCGATGTTGCGATCTGCGGACTGGGCTCGCATCGTGACCCTGTCGGCGCACTCGATCCAGCGCCAGAGTGCTCGCCTTGTGGCCTACACGGCTACCAAATCGGCGCTGTCCAGTTTCACCAAGAACTTGTCTAAAACCCTTGGTGCCGAGGGCATTCTGGTGAACTGTGTATGCCCGGGCACCATCGTGACAGCGAGCTTCACGGAGATACTTCGCGAGGCGCTCGCCGCCGACGGGCTTGACTCCTCGGACACTAACGACGTGATGACGTGGGTCGAGAAAACCTACGGCCATCCCTGTGACATCGGCCGTGCCGGCCTACCCGAAGAGATCGCGTCAGTCACCACGTACCTGGCCTCGCGTCGCAACGGCTACGTGACAGGGGCGACCGTCAACGTGGACGGCGGGTCAGACTTCATCTGA
- a CDS encoding SDR family oxidoreductase, which produces MKDALGYEGKSVVVTGAASGMGQAAAQILVDLGARVTALDIKPTSVQVDRALEIDLRDRANIEKVAGAIDGPVDGLFSCAGLPGPPFSELDTMLVNFVGARHLAEQLAPKMPKGSAISVISSSAAIGWQDHANVITELLETDGFDGAVAWLKANEKIWSWSGYAYSKYVIDAWVGWWYPVLARDGIRVNCINPGPTETAMMPAFQDFAGKELIDQSVGPVGRYSAPEEQAWPLVCLGSPRLSYVGGSILWTDGGWNGAMTMGRHQAVWADNPEEAIPAKKG; this is translated from the coding sequence GTGAAAGATGCGCTTGGGTACGAAGGTAAATCCGTTGTGGTCACCGGCGCGGCGTCCGGGATGGGTCAAGCAGCCGCGCAGATCCTCGTCGATCTCGGCGCGCGGGTGACCGCACTCGACATCAAGCCAACCAGCGTGCAGGTGGACCGGGCACTCGAGATCGACCTGCGCGACCGCGCGAACATCGAGAAAGTCGCCGGCGCCATCGACGGGCCGGTGGACGGACTGTTCAGCTGCGCGGGATTGCCCGGGCCGCCATTCAGCGAGTTGGACACCATGCTGGTGAACTTCGTTGGCGCCCGTCACCTCGCCGAACAGCTGGCCCCCAAGATGCCAAAAGGTTCGGCGATCAGTGTTATCTCTTCCTCGGCGGCCATCGGCTGGCAGGACCACGCCAACGTCATCACCGAGCTGCTGGAGACCGATGGGTTCGACGGTGCGGTCGCGTGGCTGAAGGCAAACGAGAAAATCTGGTCGTGGAGTGGCTACGCCTACTCCAAGTACGTCATCGACGCGTGGGTCGGCTGGTGGTACCCGGTGCTGGCGCGCGATGGCATTCGCGTCAACTGCATCAACCCCGGGCCGACGGAGACGGCGATGATGCCCGCGTTCCAGGACTTTGCCGGCAAGGAACTCATCGACCAGTCGGTGGGACCTGTCGGGCGCTATTCCGCTCCGGAGGAGCAGGCCTGGCCGCTGGTGTGCCTGGGTAGCCCTCGGTTGAGTTACGTCGGTGGATCTATCTTGTGGACTGATGGTGGCTGGAATGGCGCCATGACCATGGGGCGCCACCAGGCGGTGTGGGCTGACAACCCAGAAGAGGCGATTCCGGCGAAGAAGGGCTGA
- a CDS encoding NAD(P)H-dependent amine dehydrogenase family protein: MVHTILDHRPDLELVGARVYSDVKNGVDIGTLVDRDPIGVTATTDVDEILAMDADLVLYAPSFTSLDDICALLESGKNVATVSFLFHPRRINDADRRRLLAACQKGNSTIHASGLNPGNLSGVLPLALSGMSRSIDRFTLQERADWSLWESTDITFDGMWFGRPPEDITPTANDFLTFNTALFTQQTWFIADTLNAAIDDVTVSVEAVPATKDFEIFDHQVRAGTTAGQRWNFVGLRKGEPLIEFETLWTVGGEYPEHWPTPDDGWTLTLEGDPSMRVHFFCLASYSRPASVEEHVRAGLIAVALQVVNAIPAICSAPAGFATMADLPLIRSYTGFGDRPVSD, translated from the coding sequence ATGGTCCACACGATCCTTGACCACCGCCCCGACCTTGAGCTGGTCGGGGCGCGGGTGTACTCCGACGTAAAAAACGGTGTCGATATCGGCACCTTGGTCGACCGCGACCCGATCGGGGTGACCGCGACCACCGACGTCGACGAAATCCTCGCCATGGACGCCGATCTCGTGCTCTACGCGCCGTCGTTCACCAGTCTCGACGATATCTGCGCACTGCTGGAGAGCGGGAAGAACGTTGCGACCGTCTCGTTTCTGTTCCACCCCCGGCGCATCAACGACGCCGACCGCCGGCGGCTGCTGGCCGCCTGCCAGAAGGGCAACAGCACAATTCACGCTAGCGGCCTCAACCCCGGCAACCTGTCAGGTGTGCTGCCGCTTGCGTTGTCGGGCATGAGCCGATCCATCGATCGATTCACCCTCCAGGAGCGCGCCGACTGGTCGCTGTGGGAGAGCACCGACATCACCTTCGACGGAATGTGGTTTGGGCGACCTCCTGAGGACATCACCCCGACGGCCAACGACTTTCTGACGTTCAACACCGCGCTCTTCACGCAGCAGACGTGGTTCATCGCCGACACCTTGAACGCGGCCATCGACGACGTCACGGTCAGCGTCGAGGCCGTGCCGGCAACCAAGGATTTCGAGATTTTCGACCACCAGGTGCGCGCGGGCACCACTGCCGGGCAGCGGTGGAACTTCGTCGGGTTGCGCAAGGGCGAACCGCTCATCGAGTTCGAGACGCTATGGACGGTCGGGGGCGAGTATCCAGAGCACTGGCCCACGCCAGATGACGGCTGGACCCTCACTCTCGAGGGGGACCCGTCCATGCGGGTGCACTTTTTCTGCCTGGCCAGTTACTCACGTCCGGCCTCAGTTGAGGAGCACGTGCGGGCCGGACTCATCGCCGTTGCACTGCAGGTCGTCAACGCGATACCGGCAATATGCTCGGCCCCAGCGGGTTTCGCGACGATGGCTGACCTCCCCCTCATCCGCAGCTACACAGGATTCGGTGACAGGCCGGTCTCGGACTGA
- a CDS encoding nuclear transport factor 2 family protein, with protein sequence MTDQVKISPAIDDSDLASLSYRYAAALDQRDLPALLEVFHPDATLRARPPGRGPMVLTGHRELAKLIAAVSYWQRTSHLVGQGLFHVESTRAFGEVHCVAHHFNTCAPDLLDDDVMYIRYFDTYVRADHGHWVIMKRMVSTDAQKHVKTPAG encoded by the coding sequence ATGACGGATCAGGTGAAGATATCGCCGGCGATTGACGACAGCGATCTGGCGTCGCTGTCGTATCGGTATGCCGCGGCGCTCGATCAGCGAGACCTGCCTGCGCTGCTGGAGGTATTTCATCCCGATGCGACATTGCGCGCTAGACCTCCGGGACGCGGTCCCATGGTCTTGACCGGCCACCGAGAATTGGCGAAGCTCATCGCAGCGGTCAGCTACTGGCAGCGAACCTCTCACCTTGTCGGGCAAGGGCTCTTCCACGTCGAATCGACCCGCGCGTTCGGTGAAGTGCATTGCGTCGCACACCACTTCAACACCTGCGCACCGGACCTGCTCGACGACGATGTCATGTACATCAGGTATTTCGACACCTACGTGCGAGCCGATCACGGCCACTGGGTCATCATGAAACGGATGGTCAGCACCGACGCGCAGAAGCATGTCAAAACGCCCGCGGGCTAG
- a CDS encoding SDR family NAD(P)-dependent oxidoreductase, which produces MISFTDRVVLVTGGGRGLGEAYCLEVARRGAAVVVHDNGANTDGSGEDAKPAHQVAQAIRDAGGRAVASVSDASTESGGQAAVDLAVEEFGGLDAIVANAGIIHEDPISAWPTERFEALLRHHLLAAFHVVRPGFAVMRSAGYGRLVLVSSAAGVFGQPGLTGYATAKTGMLGLMNVAALEGAAHGITANAVMPMGDTRMAAALMGEAGQSADARAFLATLRLDQVAPVVAYLASEQCTLTHRVLSAFRGRVAALQIGTTRGWCATDGALAAEDVAANLDQILDPSGILVPGSIFDEMEHAMTATSPVAEKES; this is translated from the coding sequence ATGATCTCATTCACCGACCGCGTCGTATTGGTCACAGGAGGCGGCCGCGGACTGGGCGAGGCGTACTGCCTTGAAGTGGCCCGCCGCGGCGCGGCGGTCGTAGTTCACGACAATGGCGCCAACACCGACGGCAGCGGCGAGGACGCGAAGCCGGCTCACCAGGTCGCCCAGGCAATTCGTGATGCGGGCGGACGGGCTGTGGCGTCGGTGTCCGACGCCAGCACCGAATCGGGCGGGCAGGCCGCCGTGGATCTTGCTGTGGAGGAGTTCGGCGGGCTGGATGCGATCGTCGCCAACGCCGGCATCATTCACGAAGACCCGATCTCGGCATGGCCCACAGAACGCTTCGAGGCGCTACTTCGCCACCACCTCTTGGCCGCCTTCCACGTCGTTCGCCCGGGTTTCGCTGTCATGCGCTCCGCTGGGTATGGCCGGCTAGTGCTGGTGTCCTCCGCTGCGGGGGTCTTCGGGCAACCCGGCCTAACCGGCTACGCCACGGCGAAGACGGGGATGCTCGGCTTGATGAATGTCGCAGCGCTGGAGGGAGCCGCGCACGGCATCACGGCCAATGCGGTGATGCCGATGGGTGACACCCGGATGGCTGCCGCCCTGATGGGGGAGGCCGGCCAGAGCGCCGACGCACGCGCTTTCCTGGCGACGCTACGACTCGATCAGGTCGCGCCGGTTGTCGCCTACCTCGCCAGCGAGCAGTGCACGCTGACCCATCGGGTGCTCAGCGCATTCCGTGGCAGGGTGGCTGCGTTGCAGATCGGGACGACCCGCGGATGGTGCGCCACCGACGGCGCACTCGCGGCTGAGGACGTCGCCGCCAACCTTGATCAAATCCTGGATCCGTCGGGAATCTTGGTGCCAGGCAGCATCTTCGATGAGATGGAGCACGCGATGACAGCGACATCGCCTGTGGCGGAGAAAGAATCATGA
- a CDS encoding NAD(P)H-dependent amine dehydrogenase family protein: MTRVIQWATGVTGMMSLRHVLDRPDLELAGVRVYDAAKAGIDAGALCGASEAGVLTSDDRDAVIGTDADVVLYMGKVETDTPGCFADVCDLLASGKNVVATGSRFIHPGSLHESLAEGIEKACRVGGSSFLGLGLYPGFVGESLAPILSRLTEHTTRIDVREVLNYSTYASHDLVFNAMGFGHAPDDTTPLLTNTDYAASAWIGSATVLAQALGLEIRSVEGFREVVTTPRALTVAAGEIPAGTVGAMRFGVEVDCGRTTLAVEHLTRMADDLAPEWPTDIGYAVTFQGKPNMCLHLVIGSHGEDHAEQGCLATAMHAINAIPAVVAAEPGLYDLSTISPFVAHWTERGAVSTA; the protein is encoded by the coding sequence ATGACTCGAGTGATCCAGTGGGCTACCGGCGTGACCGGGATGATGTCGCTGCGGCACGTCTTGGACCGGCCCGATCTGGAACTGGCCGGCGTGCGGGTCTACGACGCGGCAAAAGCCGGTATCGACGCCGGCGCTCTGTGCGGGGCGTCCGAAGCAGGCGTCCTGACATCCGACGATCGCGACGCCGTGATTGGCACCGATGCTGACGTGGTGCTCTACATGGGAAAGGTCGAGACCGATACGCCCGGTTGCTTCGCCGATGTCTGTGACCTGCTGGCATCGGGCAAGAATGTGGTGGCCACCGGCAGCCGCTTCATCCATCCCGGCTCGCTGCACGAATCGCTGGCCGAAGGCATCGAAAAGGCTTGCCGTGTAGGCGGTTCTTCCTTCCTGGGCCTGGGCTTATATCCGGGATTCGTCGGCGAATCGCTGGCGCCGATCCTTTCCCGGCTGACCGAGCACACCACGCGAATCGACGTGCGGGAGGTGCTGAACTATTCGACCTACGCCAGCCACGACCTGGTTTTTAATGCCATGGGCTTTGGTCACGCGCCGGATGACACCACACCGCTGCTGACCAACACCGACTACGCCGCAAGCGCCTGGATCGGCAGCGCGACGGTGCTCGCTCAGGCTCTCGGGCTCGAGATTCGGTCCGTTGAGGGATTTCGGGAAGTCGTGACCACACCGAGAGCGCTCACGGTGGCCGCTGGTGAGATTCCCGCCGGTACGGTCGGCGCCATGCGCTTCGGCGTCGAAGTCGACTGCGGTCGAACAACACTCGCCGTCGAACACCTCACCCGGATGGCCGATGATCTGGCCCCGGAATGGCCGACGGATATCGGTTACGCGGTGACCTTCCAAGGAAAGCCGAACATGTGTCTGCATCTGGTGATCGGATCGCACGGGGAGGATCACGCCGAGCAGGGCTGCCTGGCGACCGCGATGCACGCCATCAACGCCATTCCGGCCGTCGTCGCTGCGGAACCCGGCCTGTATGACTTGTCGACCATCAGTCCGTTCGTCGCGCACTGGACTGAGCGCGGCGCCGTGTCCACGGCATAG
- a CDS encoding cytochrome P450, with protein sequence MAEPTVTDDIEQRIREAQEKFNAGMGADGDATPYPLLRELRLKAAVHPGWPEMGVPVDGPEGKKTFTAYSFDAVKGVFTDNMTFSTRIYEDMVRPLQGPTILEMQEPEHAVYRRLHEFAFARSSMKRWDTELVGPLVDRTIEKFRDDKRADLVDAVFMPIPVRIIAALLGLPESDIGEFHRLAIDLLGFRADMDTAMKASAQMKEYFIGILADRRKSPKDDMVTILSQAEIEGVRMSDEQIYGFMRNLLPAGAETTSRSTASLALGLLTHTDQFDAVRDDRSLLPQAIEEGIRWETPLLNFIREVSTDTTFFGQDIPMGSTMMVNLGSANHDETRWDDAESFNIFRDRKPHIGFGHGAHVCLGMHLARLESTKIFNALIDELPGLRLDPNAPAPYVTGTMFRSPPRLDVVWD encoded by the coding sequence GTGGCTGAGCCGACGGTTACTGATGACATCGAACAGCGCATCCGCGAGGCGCAGGAGAAGTTCAACGCGGGCATGGGCGCGGACGGGGATGCGACCCCGTACCCGCTGCTGCGCGAGCTGCGTCTCAAGGCGGCCGTGCACCCGGGGTGGCCGGAGATGGGTGTCCCCGTGGATGGGCCGGAGGGCAAGAAGACGTTCACGGCGTATTCGTTCGACGCGGTAAAAGGCGTCTTCACCGACAACATGACGTTCAGCACCCGCATTTATGAGGACATGGTGCGCCCGCTACAGGGCCCGACGATCCTCGAGATGCAGGAACCCGAGCACGCCGTCTACCGCCGGTTGCACGAATTCGCTTTCGCCAGATCGTCGATGAAGCGTTGGGACACCGAGCTTGTCGGGCCCCTCGTGGACCGCACGATCGAGAAGTTCCGCGACGACAAGCGCGCCGACTTGGTCGACGCGGTGTTTATGCCCATTCCGGTGCGGATCATCGCAGCGCTTCTCGGATTGCCCGAGTCGGATATCGGCGAATTTCACCGACTGGCGATCGACCTGTTGGGTTTTCGCGCCGATATGGATACCGCGATGAAAGCCTCTGCGCAGATGAAGGAGTACTTCATCGGGATACTGGCCGACCGGCGCAAGTCACCGAAAGACGACATGGTGACCATCCTGTCGCAGGCCGAAATCGAAGGCGTCAGGATGTCGGACGAGCAGATCTACGGGTTTATGCGCAATCTTCTGCCCGCAGGCGCGGAGACCACGTCGCGATCGACCGCCAGCCTCGCTTTGGGTCTGTTGACCCACACCGACCAATTCGACGCGGTACGCGATGACCGTAGCCTGTTGCCGCAGGCGATTGAAGAAGGCATCAGGTGGGAGACCCCGCTGCTGAACTTCATTCGCGAGGTGAGCACCGACACCACATTCTTCGGCCAGGACATCCCCATGGGCTCGACGATGATGGTGAACCTCGGTAGCGCCAACCATGACGAGACACGTTGGGACGACGCCGAGTCCTTCAATATCTTTCGGGACCGCAAGCCGCACATCGGATTTGGCCACGGGGCGCACGTATGCCTCGGTATGCATCTGGCCCGTCTGGAGAGCACCAAAATCTTCAATGCGCTGATCGACGAACTACCGGGACTCCGGCTCGATCCCAATGCGCCGGCACCTTACGTGACCGGAACGATGTTTCGCTCGCCACCGCGCCTCGACGTGGTGTGGGATTGA
- a CDS encoding NAD(P)H-dependent amine dehydrogenase family protein, translating into MQWATGAVGRGALRELIENPHYQLVGVLVYDAAKAGLDAGALCGLPPTTGVVATADKDEIIALHADVVVHAASKAHAIETNAEDICRLLAAGSTVITTTSYNHLPTYGADTEAAFVDACRQGGSRFHAAGENPGFMFERLIATLTGLSKTIDRIDLYEATDVSAVDSRPMLVDLMGMGRPPEDVSVDSPIIKKLDLAYRQALNATADVLGITLSHIDVTVDATTLSRDIEVLAGTIEAGTVVGQRFSWVGHWSGRPLLAIHEEWVLTRDLPQWGMAPLAHGEKAPLIRAVVKGEPSFELQLDVGSDAATSAGQHAIPGHLMIAMGAVRAIPYVLAQPPGIVTAPVFGAIQLA; encoded by the coding sequence GTGCAGTGGGCAACCGGCGCCGTCGGCCGCGGCGCACTGCGGGAGCTTATTGAGAATCCGCATTACCAACTGGTCGGCGTACTGGTGTACGACGCGGCAAAGGCCGGCCTCGACGCTGGCGCGCTATGCGGTCTTCCCCCCACGACCGGGGTAGTCGCCACGGCGGACAAAGACGAGATCATCGCGCTGCACGCCGACGTCGTGGTGCATGCGGCCAGCAAAGCCCACGCTATCGAGACGAACGCCGAGGACATCTGCCGCCTGCTCGCCGCGGGCAGCACCGTCATCACCACGACGTCGTACAACCACCTGCCTACCTACGGCGCCGACACCGAGGCAGCGTTCGTCGACGCCTGCCGGCAGGGCGGATCACGATTCCATGCTGCCGGCGAGAACCCCGGCTTCATGTTCGAACGCCTCATCGCGACGCTGACCGGACTGAGCAAGACCATCGACCGCATCGACCTCTACGAGGCCACGGACGTGTCGGCAGTCGACAGCCGTCCGATGCTCGTCGACCTCATGGGCATGGGCAGGCCACCAGAAGACGTCAGCGTCGACTCGCCGATCATCAAAAAGTTGGACCTCGCCTACCGCCAGGCACTCAATGCCACCGCCGACGTCCTTGGAATCACCTTGTCCCACATCGACGTGACGGTCGACGCCACCACGCTCTCCCGCGACATCGAAGTCCTCGCTGGCACAATCGAGGCGGGAACCGTTGTTGGACAGCGGTTCTCGTGGGTCGGACATTGGTCCGGCCGACCTTTACTGGCCATCCACGAAGAATGGGTGCTGACGCGCGACCTTCCCCAGTGGGGCATGGCGCCGCTGGCGCACGGCGAGAAGGCGCCACTCATCCGCGCGGTCGTCAAGGGTGAGCCGAGTTTCGAACTGCAGCTCGACGTGGGCTCGGACGCTGCGACCTCGGCGGGCCAGCATGCGATTCCGGGCCATCTGATGATCGCGATGGGGGCGGTGCGGGCAATTCCCTATGTGCTCGCTCAGCCGCCCGGCATCGTGACCGCGCCGGTTTTCGGCGCGATCCAGTTAGCGTGA
- a CDS encoding ABC transporter substrate-binding protein, translating into MADDEVRAYGSVAPLKVGLLNDYPTSGDTDNDSVDALRLVMDEALATGLIDRPIELVTRNVVGLPNGTYLAVERAYDELVAEGCLAIYGPWVSDNVVPLSSHVDAIARVPIVTLSGSEGALGEWCFALNNGSMAEEPVMLAAVMIGDGRSRIAIAYESSLIGKEYLAFAQRAYDAAGLKVVATVAIPQVEADKSEAVEALRVAQPDALVHVGFGHGLWGFTDALLAAGWDPPRYTTTAFEMAHINAEWMRHLSGWIGLDSYDERNTVGQAFLDRFEARYGRRPGHSMPGLSHDAATVIVRGLAAARPLTGGGVKGGMEQVKLVPSASGAPGTFLRFGRYIRQGWLSSDYLVARRVLPDGSAHVFHAAPSDHIARAVTGVSR; encoded by the coding sequence ATGGCAGACGACGAGGTTCGTGCATACGGTTCGGTGGCGCCGCTGAAAGTCGGCCTGCTTAATGACTATCCGACTTCCGGAGACACCGACAATGACAGCGTCGACGCGCTGCGACTGGTGATGGACGAAGCATTGGCCACCGGGCTGATCGACCGCCCGATCGAACTGGTCACCCGCAACGTCGTCGGGTTGCCCAACGGCACTTACCTTGCTGTCGAGCGGGCCTATGACGAGTTGGTGGCCGAGGGGTGTCTTGCGATCTATGGGCCGTGGGTGTCGGACAACGTCGTTCCGTTGAGTTCGCACGTCGATGCCATCGCGCGGGTTCCGATCGTCACCCTCTCGGGGTCGGAGGGTGCGCTCGGTGAGTGGTGCTTCGCACTCAACAACGGCTCGATGGCCGAGGAGCCGGTGATGTTGGCCGCGGTCATGATCGGCGACGGACGCTCGCGGATCGCTATCGCCTACGAGTCGTCGCTGATCGGCAAGGAATATCTCGCGTTCGCTCAGCGCGCCTATGACGCCGCAGGCTTGAAGGTCGTTGCCACCGTAGCAATTCCCCAGGTTGAGGCCGACAAGTCGGAGGCGGTTGAGGCATTGCGCGTCGCGCAGCCCGACGCCCTGGTGCACGTCGGTTTTGGGCACGGGCTGTGGGGCTTCACCGACGCGCTGCTGGCCGCGGGCTGGGATCCGCCCCGGTACACGACGACGGCTTTCGAGATGGCTCACATCAACGCCGAGTGGATGCGCCACCTGTCCGGCTGGATCGGCTTGGACAGCTACGACGAACGCAATACCGTCGGCCAGGCGTTCCTCGACCGGTTCGAGGCTCGATACGGTCGCCGGCCGGGCCACTCGATGCCGGGGCTTTCCCACGACGCGGCCACCGTAATCGTCCGTGGCCTCGCCGCAGCGCGCCCGCTGACGGGGGGAGGGGTCAAGGGCGGGATGGAACAGGTGAAGCTTGTCCCGTCGGCGAGTGGCGCCCCGGGGACGTTTCTCCGTTTCGGCCGCTACATCCGCCAGGGGTGGCTGAGTTCGGACTACTTAGTGGCCCGTCGGGTTCTACCCGATGGAAGCGCGCACGTCTTTCACGCGGCGCCGAGCGATCACATCGCGCGCGCCGTCACAGGTGTTTCACGCTAA
- a CDS encoding NAD(P)H-dependent amine dehydrogenase family protein: MGNVGTLALRHFAHNPLYEVVGVLCNRPEKVGKDAGELVGEAPIGVLATNDKATLEALDADCVFYAPLWSDVDEICRLLRGGKSVVASGGAWWHRTDTNSADIDKIEAACQAGGTSFHGGGIHPGYAADLLVLTLARIVGKTDHIHIYESVNFNKDTLKYLDEMGFGKTPAEFAEGNLFQDAWSLFAQSLSMVVEGLGKTVEKFTTDVELGTATRDIPYEGTADMDMPGLKGVIKKGTVASQHHLWTAWVDGRPFITLHELYSFIEHDAIDPKPDWEPYYHYRVIIEGDPGTELILRGSPEARQHAKPGYIGYAWTAMEPVNSIPAICDAAPGFKSHADLGLMTVRGIVR, encoded by the coding sequence ATGGGCAATGTCGGCACGCTGGCGCTGCGCCACTTTGCGCACAATCCCCTGTACGAGGTAGTCGGGGTTCTGTGCAATCGACCGGAGAAGGTCGGCAAGGACGCCGGCGAGTTGGTGGGCGAAGCGCCCATCGGCGTGCTCGCGACCAACGACAAGGCCACGCTGGAAGCGCTCGACGCTGACTGCGTGTTCTACGCACCCCTATGGTCCGACGTGGATGAGATCTGCCGCCTGCTTCGTGGAGGAAAGAGCGTCGTCGCCTCCGGCGGCGCCTGGTGGCATCGAACAGACACCAACAGCGCGGACATCGACAAGATCGAGGCGGCCTGCCAAGCAGGCGGTACGTCGTTCCACGGCGGTGGAATCCACCCTGGCTATGCCGCGGATCTGCTTGTGCTGACGCTGGCCCGCATCGTCGGCAAGACGGACCACATCCACATCTATGAATCCGTCAACTTCAACAAAGACACCCTGAAGTACCTCGACGAAATGGGGTTCGGAAAAACGCCGGCCGAGTTCGCCGAGGGCAATCTCTTCCAGGACGCCTGGTCGTTGTTCGCCCAATCGCTCTCGATGGTCGTCGAAGGGCTGGGTAAGACCGTCGAGAAATTCACGACAGATGTCGAACTCGGCACCGCCACGCGCGACATTCCCTACGAGGGCACGGCCGATATGGACATGCCAGGGCTCAAGGGTGTGATCAAGAAGGGCACCGTCGCATCGCAGCATCATCTGTGGACGGCGTGGGTCGACGGTAGGCCGTTCATCACCTTGCACGAGCTGTACTCATTCATCGAGCACGACGCCATCGACCCCAAGCCCGATTGGGAGCCCTACTACCACTATCGCGTCATCATTGAAGGCGACCCGGGCACCGAGTTGATCCTGCGCGGAAGCCCGGAGGCGCGACAGCACGCCAAACCCGGTTACATCGGCTACGCGTGGACCGCGATGGAACCGGTGAACTCCATCCCGGCGATCTGCGACGCCGCGCCCGGGTTCAAGTCCCATGCCGATCTCGGGCTCATGACGGTTCGGGGCATCGTGCGCTAA
- a CDS encoding TetR/AcrR family transcriptional regulator translates to MAKRGGADIDRRARGDQTRRALVDAGRELFVSQGFFNTSIGDLVTKSGVGTRGAFYHHFKDKAELFRAVFEDVENDLTLRSIAAPPRGADAWERLTSGLHGFLAAAQEPAVQRVMLVDGPVVLGWQTLREIQEGNSIALINNVIREAIAEGAIDDQPVAELTHMIVAALEEASLLVAHAANPNKARRRAAKILDRLLLAFAVEPRNALRR, encoded by the coding sequence ATGGCGAAGCGCGGCGGAGCAGACATCGACCGGCGCGCCCGCGGCGACCAAACGCGTCGCGCCCTGGTCGACGCTGGTCGGGAACTTTTCGTATCACAAGGGTTTTTCAACACCAGCATCGGCGATCTCGTCACGAAGTCAGGTGTCGGCACCCGCGGTGCCTTCTACCACCACTTCAAGGACAAAGCCGAGCTGTTCCGCGCCGTGTTCGAAGACGTCGAGAACGACCTGACGCTGCGGTCGATCGCCGCTCCTCCGCGGGGAGCGGATGCGTGGGAGCGGCTGACGAGCGGTCTGCACGGATTCCTGGCGGCCGCACAGGAGCCCGCCGTGCAACGAGTGATGCTCGTCGACGGACCAGTGGTGCTCGGCTGGCAAACCCTGCGCGAAATACAAGAGGGCAACAGCATCGCTCTGATCAACAACGTGATACGCGAGGCGATCGCCGAGGGCGCCATCGACGACCAGCCCGTTGCCGAGCTGACGCACATGATCGTTGCCGCGCTCGAGGAGGCCTCACTCCTCGTCGCGCATGCCGCGAACCCGAATAAAGCGCGCCGGCGGGCCGCCAAGATCCTCGACCGCCTGCTGCTCGCCTTTGCAGTGGAACCCCGAAACGCTTTGCGGCGGTGA